The following are encoded together in the Adhaeribacter arboris genome:
- a CDS encoding DUF1573 domain-containing protein: MKKLVYLALSLTLGVSVANAQTTAPAAASKVVTNGPAITFVESKHDFGNIKQGDVVEYTFNFKNTGNQPLLISDVGVTCGCTATDYTKEPVAPGKSGFVKAKFNSAYKSGMQNKIITIKSNATAGDAQVAIISNVIVPTEASAKPTDAKKN; the protein is encoded by the coding sequence ATGAAAAAATTAGTTTATTTAGCACTAAGCTTAACTTTAGGAGTTTCAGTAGCTAATGCACAAACTACCGCTCCGGCCGCTGCCAGCAAAGTAGTAACCAATGGCCCCGCCATTACATTCGTAGAAAGCAAGCACGATTTCGGTAATATCAAACAAGGTGATGTTGTCGAATACACTTTTAATTTCAAAAACACTGGTAACCAACCTCTTCTTATTTCGGATGTAGGAGTAACCTGCGGTTGTACCGCTACGGATTATACCAAAGAGCCGGTTGCTCCCGGTAAATCTGGTTTTGTAAAAGCAAAATTTAATTCGGCTTACAAATCAGGTATGCAGAACAAAATTATTACTATTAAATCTAATGCCACTGCCGGCGATGCCCAAGTAGCCATTATATCTAACGTGATTGTGCCTACCGAAGCTTCGGCTAAACCAACCGATGCTAAAAAGAACTAA
- a CDS encoding vWA domain-containing protein yields MFPFPDNAFDWFDLDWFRLATLQSFEWINPIYLYLLPLVPFLFLLRWLTTLRFRRKLDVAFFEGKAKWHWSSILRYIPDTIFALFALLVMVALARPQRINEIIEQSSEGIDIMLVLDTSGSMELKDFKPNRLEAAKEMALRFIKGRFQDRIGVVVFAGDAYSLAPLTTDYDLLRETIKEIHFKMIPNDGTAIGSALGVAINRLREAVTKSKVCILISDGENTGGNIEPAVAAKLAHAFNIRIYTIGIGEDGRVPYDINEKGEVTYVNTRLDETNLREIAQAADGQFFRATTTNALQEIFRRINLLEKSDIKELRFRNTKDYYQIYLKWAMVFLLIWLLLKNTFLTNALED; encoded by the coding sequence ATGTTTCCGTTTCCCGATAATGCCTTCGACTGGTTTGACCTGGATTGGTTTCGATTAGCAACGCTGCAATCCTTCGAATGGATTAATCCTATTTACTTGTATTTGCTGCCGCTGGTACCTTTTTTATTTCTGTTGCGCTGGCTCACCACGCTTCGGTTCCGGAGAAAGTTAGATGTTGCTTTTTTTGAGGGAAAAGCGAAATGGCATTGGTCTTCTATTTTACGCTATATCCCAGATACTATTTTTGCCCTATTTGCCTTATTAGTAATGGTCGCGCTGGCGCGGCCCCAACGAATTAATGAAATTATCGAACAATCTTCGGAAGGAATTGACATTATGTTGGTTTTAGATACTTCCGGGTCCATGGAATTAAAAGATTTTAAGCCGAATCGCCTGGAGGCTGCCAAGGAGATGGCATTACGCTTTATAAAAGGTAGGTTTCAGGACCGCATTGGCGTAGTTGTTTTTGCCGGCGATGCTTATTCCTTAGCACCTTTAACTACCGATTACGATTTACTACGGGAAACGATTAAAGAGATTCATTTTAAAATGATACCGAACGATGGTACCGCCATTGGCAGTGCTTTAGGGGTAGCAATAAATCGGTTGCGCGAGGCCGTTACAAAATCAAAAGTTTGTATTTTAATCAGTGATGGCGAAAATACCGGCGGCAATATTGAACCTGCGGTGGCGGCTAAATTAGCGCATGCTTTTAATATTCGCATTTATACGATTGGAATTGGCGAAGACGGCCGGGTACCTTATGATATTAATGAAAAAGGGGAAGTAACCTACGTAAACACCCGGCTCGACGAAACTAACCTGCGCGAAATAGCGCAAGCCGCCGATGGCCAGTTTTTCCGGGCGACCACCACCAATGCTTTGCAGGAAATTTTCCGAAGAATTAACCTTTTAGAAAAATCCGATATCAAAGAATTACGTTTCCGTAATACCAAGGATTATTACCAAATTTACCTTAAATGGGCAATGGTATTTTTATTAATCTGGCTATTGTTAAAAAATACATTTCTTACCAATGCTCTGGAGGATTAA
- a CDS encoding YggS family pyridoxal phosphate-dependent enzyme — translation MNIKENIQEFQQKLAGTLCKLVAVSKTQPVIALQQAYDAGQRIFGENKAQEMAQKFSELPSDIEWHMLGHLQTNKVKYIAPFVHTIQSVDSLRLLEEIDKQAAKNNRIIKCLLQIYIAEEETKFGLSSSEINELLQSQTYRNLKSCVITGVMGIATNTNSESQIRQEFRTLKQVFEDLKNTFFSQDIRFKEISMGMSADFKLALEEGSTMIRVGSSIFGARNDAK, via the coding sequence ATGAATATAAAGGAAAACATTCAGGAGTTTCAGCAAAAGTTGGCCGGCACTCTTTGCAAGTTAGTAGCGGTATCTAAAACCCAGCCTGTTATTGCCCTGCAGCAAGCTTATGATGCGGGCCAGCGTATTTTTGGGGAGAATAAAGCTCAGGAAATGGCGCAAAAATTTTCTGAACTTCCTTCGGATATCGAGTGGCACATGCTTGGTCATTTACAGACGAATAAAGTAAAATATATTGCGCCTTTCGTTCATACCATCCAATCGGTGGATAGTTTGCGCTTGCTCGAAGAAATAGATAAGCAAGCGGCCAAAAACAACCGGATCATTAAATGCCTGCTACAGATATACATTGCGGAAGAAGAAACCAAATTTGGCCTTTCCTCTAGCGAAATCAACGAATTATTGCAATCCCAAACGTATCGAAATTTAAAGAGCTGTGTTATAACCGGGGTAATGGGTATTGCTACTAACACTAATTCCGAAAGCCAAATCCGGCAGGAATTCCGAACTTTAAAGCAGGTTTTCGAAGATTTAAAAAATACTTTCTTTTCTCAGGATATTCGTTTTAAAGAAATTTCTATGGGCATGAGCGCGGATTTTAAGCTGGCTTTAGAAGAAGGCAGCACCATGATACGGGTGGGATCTTCTATTTTTGGAGCCCGTAATGACGCTAAATAA
- a CDS encoding DUF423 domain-containing protein, with the protein MNQKQSLLTAALLGALTVMIGAFGAHALRPSLEAAGRLETFETAIKYQMYHTLTIFLIGLLQLHLPLKQLRTASLLLLLGIVVFSGSLYVLCLSGITVLGAVTPFGGVLFIAGWLYLFLAISKLPLQKQ; encoded by the coding sequence ATGAATCAGAAACAAAGCTTGTTAACGGCAGCCTTACTTGGCGCTCTTACAGTTATGATTGGAGCTTTCGGCGCACATGCGCTCCGGCCATCTCTGGAAGCAGCCGGAAGGTTGGAAACGTTTGAAACGGCCATAAAGTATCAAATGTATCATACCCTAACCATTTTTTTAATTGGTCTTTTACAGTTGCATTTACCGCTTAAACAATTGCGTACGGCCAGTTTGCTTTTACTTTTGGGAATAGTAGTATTTTCGGGCTCGCTGTACGTGCTATGTTTAAGTGGTATAACGGTATTAGGAGCAGTTACTCCTTTTGGCGGCGTTTTGTTTATTGCCGGCTGGTTGTATTTATTTTTGGCTATCAGTAAACTACCCTTGCAAAAGCAATAA